The sequence taGTTGATAAGTAATGCATAAACATTTTGGTTGTTTTCCTATCAGGTGAAGTTGCAGCGAAGCAATTCCTATTGTGTTCCTTGATAACTTTTTTTATGTGGCAGCAAGAGAGTATCTCACTTGCTTTCCAGCAAGTCATTTCTTTGAGCGCTGTGGTCCTTTTGTTTTTTCATTATCTAGAGCTACAATTCCTCCAAGTAAAAGGATTAAAATTGACTGACTAATACATTTGTTAAAGCATGTTAGTGGCTAGGCATGTTAGCCATCAAGTAACAATCTATTCATATAGGTTGatttgatgaaaattttgctTTGTAAATAGAGTTAATATTTGTAAGGATAGTAATGTTACAGCTTGAGAAATATGATTAATTCTGGATTTAGGAAGCAAGTACATTCCAGTTTGGATTGGCTCTGGTATTTATTGTGGCTACGTTTCATGAGAATTATATCTGGCATCTTTCCTCTGATGAATACTATGCTACTGGTAGACTTTCTATGTACTGAAAAATGCAAAGCTTTTATTATGTACCTATGACTAACATGATCGGGACGCTTTTGTTTTGCAGGTGTTACTCATGCAATTGTGAGATGACGACCGATGACACTTTTGAGGATCGGGCATACCTGCAGTTGGAGGATTCTACTAATTTGCTGCATGGAATTGTGCATGCCAACGGATTCGGCCATCTTCTACGAGTAAACGGCAGAGAGGGTGGTTCTAAATACTTGACAGGATGTGATATTATGAGCTTTTGGGACCGGCTGTGTCAGATGCTCCGCGTCAGGTTCGTCGAGTTGTTTCAGGCATGGTTGTTGGACCTGCGAGTTGTCATTACATTCGAATGCCCGAGAGTTAATTGCTTGCTGAACATACTTAAAAGCACACTGTTTTACCCGCATGTGGCCTTACCAGGTGGATGTTTCTGTTTATGACAGGAAGGTCAGCGTCATGGACATATCCAAGAAACACGGAATGGACTACCGCCTCCTCCACGCCGTCATTGCAGGCCATCCCTGGTACGGGAATTGGGGGTACAAGTTTGGAGCTGGTAGCTTTGCCCTCACCGCCGAGTCCTACCACAAGGCCGTGGACACCCTGTCCAAGGTGCCGCTCTCCATCTTTTTCTCCCGCGGCGGCTACCCTCGGACTCCCCTCCAGAACACGATCGACTTGTACAGGTCGCTCTCGGATCAGCAACCGGTGACTGTCAGAGACCTTTTCCGCTGTGTGTTGCATCAACTCCACGAAGCCCCGGAGCGGGCTAAGCCTGAAAGTCCTGCAGGGAAGAAACCAGTGGCTGGAGTGCTGTGTGCATTGACAAGGGATGGCTTACAACCGGCGGAAGAGCTCATTGTCAAGGTTCTACGAGCTGTTGGTGGGTCCCGGTGGGTGACCTGGCGCGCTCTTCGAGGGGCCGCATGCTACGCCATCGAGCCGCGGGAGCTGCTCGACTGCTGCCTCAGGGGAGTGGTCGGTAAGACCGTGGGCGATGGAATGGTAGTCACTGCCCGCTACAACGCTGAGACAAAGGCCATAGAGTACCGGTTAGTGAAGTAAATATTTAGCATTTCGTTTTTTATgcaacattttttttctttttgccggAGATCGTCTGTCTtaccatattttaaatttcagtctTGAAGCAGCTGATAACCAGCAATCTTCCGCCCAGTGTTTGCCGAGACCATCCGCTGACCATCTCATCCATGACCTTAAATTCCTTTACGATGCCCTGCTCAACCCGGCCTCCATGCAACCCTACAAGCCAAGTGCCTTGAGGGAATCTGCCCTCAGCTCTGCAGTTAAGCTTCTCGACTGTAAGCAATTTATCAGACATTACGATGAGTCTGTATCGTACCTGTCACCTCCAAATCCATCATCTGCGACGGCTCTTTGGTGCCACGTCAAGTTGGTCGACCATCCAGAGGACTACACGGCTCCCCCACCGGAACTCCTGATTCTATCAGCAGGTGCCACCATCGCCGATCTCAAGCTGCAGGTGACGAAAACATTCCAAGAGACCTACTTGGTATTCCAGAGGTTTCAAGCTGAGCAGCTACTCGACCATGAAGAAGCCAGTGACGTGACTCCCGTCAAGTCCTTGTTCGGCTCCTACGGGGTAGCTCGGTTGAGAGGAAGGTTCCTTGGGATCGACCAAAGTCTGGGACTGTTCAGGAAGGAACGGGGAGTCGATAACTGGATCGTCGACTGTGTCTGCGGTGCCAAAGACGATGATGGAGAGAGGATGATGGCCTGCGACGCCTGTGGAGTGTGGCAGCACACGAGGTGTGCAGGGGTTGATGATTTTGAGGAGGTGCCTGCAAAATTTGTCTGTAAAAAATGTGTGGGCATTCGTAAGTACAGAGGTAGAGGAGTTGGGCGGCCAAAAAATGACAGACCCAACGGGAGATGCAAGGATGAAATAGGCCCGTCCTTGACGAGTGTAGGTAGGCTGACAACAGTGGGGTAATGGGGGTAGATTCGTGTTTTGTATAATCTGAGGTATGTGTGTATAGATCTGAGAGCTGATGAGGAATCAGTTCTGGCCTGTTTAATAATCTTTAATCTGCTGTCGAACTTCTTCCTTTTCCGCTCCTGTTTCACCTGCATAGAACCAGTGGAAATGGAACCTTAATGAAGCTTGAGGTGTGATTTGTGCATACCAACAAGTACTGTCTATATCTCGGAATGGTTGGAACTGTTCACATCATACTCCTCAATGTGTTCATGTCTTCGTGTTACTACATTCTTCTTGTTGTCTTCAGAACATGCAGGAGCTGTCATCTGCGAATGTGACTTATCAGCTCATTTTTGTTTCCAATGCTAGGACCTGCACATGCAATTCAAAGGATATCAATAACATGTTTATATGTTGCAAAGAGTGCATGCAAATTTAACCACCATAAACATAGGTCTTGGACACTCAAGAGTTTAATGGACAGTTCCGATGGACAAGAACTCTGTTCCAACAAGTAGAACAGGGCTACAAGGCCAGT comes from Musa acuminata AAA Group cultivar baxijiao chromosome BXJ3-3, Cavendish_Baxijiao_AAA, whole genome shotgun sequence and encodes:
- the LOC103979156 gene encoding PHD finger protein At1g33420; its protein translation is MVVNERPLKRAKRRVTADLCDFLTFPDDGAGLDGPFRANIRAFLARHGRPAAPPPPPPAILPHPSAAGGDGPRLLTWRVAFRVGGGCAGYCDGQAAEVALDVVEEDVPRSKSIYCDQCRVVGWSDHPVCGKRYHFIIRNDKNSMSTSGVTCTRCGTLLSLSNLRCYSCNCEMTTDDTFEDRAYLQLEDSTNLLHGIVHANGFGHLLRVNGREGGSKYLTGCDIMSFWDRLCQMLRVRKVSVMDISKKHGMDYRLLHAVIAGHPWYGNWGYKFGAGSFALTAESYHKAVDTLSKVPLSIFFSRGGYPRTPLQNTIDLYRSLSDQQPVTVRDLFRCVLHQLHEAPERAKPESPAGKKPVAGVLCALTRDGLQPAEELIVKVLRAVGGSRWVTWRALRGAACYAIEPRELLDCCLRGVVGKTVGDGMVVTARYNAETKAIEYRLEAADNQQSSAQCLPRPSADHLIHDLKFLYDALLNPASMQPYKPSALRESALSSAVKLLDCKQFIRHYDESVSYLSPPNPSSATALWCHVKLVDHPEDYTAPPPELLILSAGATIADLKLQVTKTFQETYLVFQRFQAEQLLDHEEASDVTPVKSLFGSYGVARLRGRFLGIDQSLGLFRKERGVDNWIVDCVCGAKDDDGERMMACDACGVWQHTRCAGVDDFEEVPAKFVCKKCVGIRKYRGRGVGRPKNDRPNGRCKDEIGPSLTSVGRLTTVG